The Glycine soja cultivar W05 unplaced genomic scaffold, ASM419377v2 tig00104511_1_pilon_84547_1256723, whole genome shotgun sequence genome contains a region encoding:
- the LOC114404578 gene encoding importin-5-like — protein sequence MVQEGALTALASVADSSEVQFQKYYDAVMPYLKAILVNANDKSNRMLRAKAMECISLVGMAVGKEKFRDDAKQVMDVLMSLQQSQLDVDDPTASYMLQAWARLCKCLGQDFLPYMGFVMPPLLQSAQLKPNVTIITSADSDTEFDEDDDRCPFSYCY from the exons ATGGTTCAAGAAGGGGCTTTGACAGCCTTAGCATCTGTTGCAGATTCTTCAGAG GTGCAATTTCAGAAGTATTATGACGCTGTGATGCCATACTTAAAAGCTATTTTGGTGAACGCAAATGATAAATCTAATCGTATGCTTCGAGCCAAAGCAATGGAGTGCATTAGTTTGGTAGGAATGGCCGTTGGAAAGGAGAAGTTCAGGGATGATGCCAAACAG GTCATGGATGTCTTGATGTCACTGCAACAATCTCAACTGGATGTTGATGATCCAACTGCAAGTTACATGTTACAA GCATGGGCACGGCTTTGCAAGTGCCTTGGGCAGGATTTTCTCCCATATATGGGTTTTGTGATGCCTCCTTTGCTCCAGTCTGCACAACTTAAGCCCAATGTGACCATTATTACATCAGCGGATTCTGATACTGAatttgatgaagatgatgacagGTGCCCTTTCAGTTATTGTTACTGA